The Phaeobacter sp. A36a-5a genomic interval CCCTGATCGTGCGAGGCATCAAGTGACCAAGATCAAGCATCGCACCTACCAAGAGCAGCGCCAAGCCTATGACAAAATCCGCGATGTGATCGCGGGCGAAGACCGGCTGAAAAACGCTGGCGCACGATATTTGCCCGAACCCGAGGGCATGACGACGGCCCAATACACCCGCTATGTGCAGGGGTCGTCCTTCTATGCGGTCGCCGAGCGCACTCTGCGCGGTATGGTCGGTGCGGTGACGCGCAATGCCCCAGTCCTTGAATTGCCCGAACGGATTGCAGGGATGCGTGACGCGGCAACCTTCGAGGGGCATTCGCTCGACGTGCTTCTGGAAAGCGCCCTGCGCGAAGTCCTGTCCCTTGGCCGGTATGCGATACTGCTCGACTACCCGACCGACGGCGCAGCACCCGGCTCTGCTCCGTTCATTTCCACCTTCGACGCAGAGTCGATCTTGGACTGGAAAGAAGAGCTTGTCGGAGGGCGTCAAAAGCTGACCTACCTGCGGCTGCACGAGACCAACCATGATCTCGAAGACACAGGGGTCGAGCAGCACCTCGTCCTGACCCTCGACCCGGCCTATACTGTCAAACGCTACCACGTAAAATCGCAGCGCAACGGCCCTGACATTCAGACCGTTGAAGAAGTACAAATCGGCGAAGACATCACGCCGACAATCGACGGCTCGCCATTGTTCGACATTCCGGCGGTGATCGTGTCGCCCTACAACCTGAAAGCCGACGTTGAAAAGCCGCCCTTCCTTGACCTTGTGAACGTCAACCTCGCGCACTGGCGCGTGTCCGCTGACTACTACTGGTCGCTCTACCTGACGTCTCAGCCGACGCCTTGGGTCGCCGGGTCGCTCAATGAGAAGAACATGCCGCGGCAAATCGGCAGCGGCGCGTTTTGGGTTCTGCCGCAAGGCGCACAAGCGGGAATGCTCGAGTTCACGGGTGCAGGCATCGCCGCGCAAAAGACCGCTCTCGACGATCTCACGGCTCAAATGGCAACCCTCGGCGCACGGATGGTCTATGACGGCAAAGGCCGCAACGAGACCACCGACACGGCCCGTCTGCGCCACCGTTCCGAACTGTCCCTGCTTCACAGCAGCGTCAACATGGTCGAAGCGGGCCTGACGAAGCTCCTGCGCCTTGCCGCTGAGTGGACGCGTCCCGGCACCGCAGACGATGTAGTCTTCAAACTGCACCGTGACTTCGTGACCGCCCAGATGGACCCGGCCATTCTCACGGCCCTGCTCAAGGCATACACCGCTGGCGCGATCTCCCACGATACCTTCCTGATGAATCTCAAGAAGGGCGAACTGATGGACGTGAACCGCGCACTCGACGATGAACGCGACCTGATCGAGGAGGACGATAACGTGCTGCCCATGCCTGGGGTTGCGTGATGCTCACCGACCCCGATTTTGGCCAGCACAATTCGCGAACGCCGCCCGAAGAACTCCTGATCTTTGCTGTTCTGTCTCGCGCGATCTTGGACCTGTTTGGCCCCACCACTCTGGCGTCCAATCAAGCTGAGGGAAAAAAGTCGCGGTACGAAGCCATGCGGTTTCTGACTGACCATTCGGGTGCGTGGGCGAAGCGGCGAACCGAGCTTTGCGACGCCATCGGTTTCAACGGTGATGACGTTCGGGCGCGCGTGGTCCGCGTTCTCGAAGGCGACACAAAGGCTCTCGACCACTACGAGGGGCGCGGTTCTTTGAACCATGTCGAAGCGGCCCGCGAACTGTGGGAGCGTGAAAAGGACGCGCGGGCGCGACCCCCTGCCAAACGACGCAAGGAACCGAAACGGAAAGCCGTTCGATACATGGAGGCACGCCCCAAGGTCATGGCGCTTCTGGATCGACCGCGCACCGTGAAGGAACTGTCTGACGAAACCGGGTTCTCCGACGGCGTGATCCGCACTGTCCTGAACAAGGCGATTGAGAAAGGCACCGTCGAGAAGAATGGCCCTGAATACCGAGGACTACCTGATACTTCGGTTGCGGCAGCAGCGGCGTAGCACCGATATTCGATCTACAGAACGCGAGTTAGGCTCAACTTTCTGGTCTTGTGATGGAAACGGGGCGGGTTGGGCATGACCCGCCCCAATCACGAGGAACCAGAAATGGCAGAAAACGACCAGCAAGCAGAAGCCCTGATTGCCGCACTCGCACCGAAAATCGCAGAGGCGATCCTTCCCCAAATCACGGAATCCGTTGAAACCCAGATCAAGGGCGTTGTCACCAAGAACGACGAGCTTCTGGACAAGCTCGCGAAACAAAAAGCGGACGATAACCACAGCAAACTGCTCGCCGCCGCTGAAAGTCAATACCAAGCCCGCCTTGACGGCAACGGCGTGTATCAGGGGCGCAAGCCCGGCGACTCGATCAAGATCAAGAAGTCCGATGCGCGGAACGTGAAGGCGTACCGCGACGCCAAGGCTCTGGCCGAAAAACAGGGCGTGCCGCTCGAGATCGTGGCCAATGAATAAGGTCACTC includes:
- a CDS encoding DUF4055 domain-containing protein, whose translation is MTKIKHRTYQEQRQAYDKIRDVIAGEDRLKNAGARYLPEPEGMTTAQYTRYVQGSSFYAVAERTLRGMVGAVTRNAPVLELPERIAGMRDAATFEGHSLDVLLESALREVLSLGRYAILLDYPTDGAAPGSAPFISTFDAESILDWKEELVGGRQKLTYLRLHETNHDLEDTGVEQHLVLTLDPAYTVKRYHVKSQRNGPDIQTVEEVQIGEDITPTIDGSPLFDIPAVIVSPYNLKADVEKPPFLDLVNVNLAHWRVSADYYWSLYLTSQPTPWVAGSLNEKNMPRQIGSGAFWVLPQGAQAGMLEFTGAGIAAQKTALDDLTAQMATLGARMVYDGKGRNETTDTARLRHRSELSLLHSSVNMVEAGLTKLLRLAAEWTRPGTADDVVFKLHRDFVTAQMDPAILTALLKAYTAGAISHDTFLMNLKKGELMDVNRALDDERDLIEEDDNVLPMPGVA